One genomic segment of Naumovozyma castellii chromosome 9, complete genome includes these proteins:
- the MSK1 gene encoding lysine--tRNA ligase MSK1 (ancestral locus Anc_2.223) codes for MQISRHISLKIYTNGSIRAPLTLHHVKRAMFSTCLVKLTKRKFDHTNNIDTSRLEFTKRNELIVHDLNRFYPSMSDLQSRNPDMTAESISDQDHDNYKQITVKKFLDTFEKNPQRLNGEDDYKSFLQLNGRIKNIRYSGKKIAFIDLFDSRYNVKIQVILNLNKLKQETSEERFQEVVQLLKKGDYIKAFGIPGFSESRSHTLSLKGTKLPVLLSAAQYPLPSQLKDELKARKNRVLDYQVNGVSSLLLRSNIIRLLRSFLDKQEFIEVETPILSSKSNGANARPFITKSGSLNENLELRIAPELWLKRLIISGLDRVYEIGKVFRNEGVDSTHNPEFTLLEFYERYLSMTDLIEKSEDLFKHILVNLELKKSEYHFSPAFDNLYRTLEQANWKFRRIEFLPTLSQELNIDFSLIDLNDAEKLLESLPAHSRKELFENVPPGELSSQQILNKLCSFYLESRYCDTIHPTIIFHHPRIISPLAKAHPSNQQITKRFEMFINGKEYINAYEEENCPQLQEKNFQLQQFSKETIKNKENDELISPDEGFINAMKSGMPPVGGFGLGVDRLCMLLMNKGRIEDVLPFGCVDDVKTQ; via the coding sequence ATGCAAATCTCTAGGCACATATCCTTGAAGATATACACAAATGGATCTATTAGGGCACCATTGACTCTTCATCATGTTAAGCGGGCTATGTTTTCAACATGTTTAGTAAAACTTACTAAAAGAAAGTTTGACCATACAAATAATATAGATACAAGTAGGCTCGAATTTACAAAGAGGAACGAATTAATAGTACATGATCTTAACAGATTCTATCCGTCAATGTCTGACCTTCAGTCGAGAAACCCCGACATGACCGCCGAATCAATTAGCGACCAGGATCATGACAACTACAAACAGATTACAGTCAAAAAATTCTTGGATACCTTCGAAAAGAATCCGCAAAGGTTGAATGGAGAAGATGATTACAAAAGCTTCTTACAGCTAAATGGTAGGATCAAAAATATCCGTTATTCAGGTAAAAAAATAGCATTCATTGATCTTTTTGATTCCAGATATAATGTGAAGATACAAGTAATCCttaatttgaataaacTAAAACAAGAAACATCAGAAGAAAGGTTTCAAGAAGTAGTCCAGTTATTAAAAAAAGGGGACTACATAAAAGCATTTGGTATCCCTGGATTTTCGGAGTCTAGAAGCCATACACTTTCACTAAAAGGTACCAAACTACCTGTATTATTATCGGCAGCTCAATATCCCCTCCCATCACAATTGAAAGACGAACTGAAGGCTAGGAAAAACCGAGTACTGGATTATCAAGTAAATGGTGTTTCTAGTTTACTTCTTAGGAGTAATATTATTCGTCTGTTAAGATCTTTCCTTGATAAACAAGAGTTCATCGAGGTTGAAACACCAATCTTATCTTCTAAATCTAATGGGGCCAATGCAAGGCCATTTATTACAAAATCAGGCAGCTTGAATGAAAACTTAGAATTGAGAATCGCCCCAGAATTATGGCTAAAGCGTCTTATCATTAGTGGGTTAGACCGTGTCTATGAAATAGGAAAAGTATTTCGGAATGAAGGTGTTGATTCCACACATAACCCTGAATTTACCTTATTGGAGTTTTATGAAAGATATCTATCCATGACAGATctaattgaaaaaagtGAAGACCTTTTCAAGCACATATTAGTGAACTtggaattaaagaaatctgaatatcatttttcacCCGCTTTTGATAATTTGTATCGTACACTGGAACAAgcaaattggaaattcaGGAGAATTGAGTTCTTACCTACTCTTTCTCAGGaattaaatattgattttagTTTAATAGATCTTAATGATGCTGAGAAGTTACTAGAGTCATTACCTGCACATAGTaggaaagaattatttgaaaatgttccCCCCGGTGAGTTATCTTCACAGcaaatattgaacaaaCTTTGTTCATTTTACTTAGAGTCAAGATACTGTGACACCATACACCCGACCATCATTTTTCATCACCCCAGAATAATTTCTCCGTTGGCAAAGGCACATCCATCAAATCAACAAATAACCAAGAGATTCGAAATGTTTATTAATGggaaagaatatataaatgcatatgaagaagagaattgCCCTcaattacaagaaaaaaattttcaacttcaacaattttctaaagaaacaattaaaaataaagaaaatgatgagCTAATATCACCCGATGAAGGCTTTATCAATGCAATGAAATCAGGAATGCCACCCGTTGGTGGATTTGGTCTTGGTGTTGACCGGCT